Proteins encoded within one genomic window of Methanosarcina barkeri str. Wiesmoor:
- a CDS encoding TolB family protein, which produces MLRNILTIFILFSLLLVTNIASANSTSEDLSFNVTPLNKILQIEKGFMTISTEWSPDGQYLLVTYSKWVPPSTNIVRHYLLDTNSRTFGEIDYGVHGLDTDGILQAKWIPSGDKICFEVSGYGPTGAGNCYIFCNPDGTNLRGVGTNYADLSKILENLGDIGFQRNLKWSPDSSKIVFEWQKPENASTEVYVANRNGTNARELSSATYPQPAWYGSDKIFIVKDEGNVELLSEGGDLIQTFQPENKDEKYCVFSLSPDRKKIIFASGLQGSFDSQTYISNTDGSNLKGNISYYDGDNPEDTNLLTKEYWQPNGSLLLVNQNRNLYIVEGDENNKRLLYEGNASEPQWFPDGKKILFVENKNKLYSIDIDGTNLSFITNFGPTPAHSWYNSDKIDRFSIYSISPSSDFIVFASALNPDTGKFYENETDKILESANDSRYSSIAAPLFIVNCNGSSLTQVTPTTRGRFDMLRRWRPDGKQFTIESYYLYKTDWEDFLVDLNNQNSSSMWTNITVTKMFGSKKSGTFDKVQIDEPDFTNTSQVTENKETSKQSPSFSFLQLFVCIIGIWLLHKAREQ; this is translated from the coding sequence ATGTTAAGAAATATTCTCACAATATTTATCTTATTTTCATTGTTACTTGTTACAAATATAGCATCAGCAAACTCAACATCGGAAGATCTAAGTTTTAATGTTACACCGCTTAATAAAATTCTCCAGATAGAAAAAGGATTCATGACAATTTCAACAGAATGGAGTCCTGATGGGCAATATCTGCTTGTAACTTATTCTAAATGGGTTCCTCCTTCAACTAATATCGTTAGACATTATTTATTAGATACAAATTCCCGTACATTTGGAGAAATTGATTATGGAGTTCATGGCCTGGATACCGATGGCATATTGCAGGCAAAGTGGATTCCTTCTGGTGACAAGATATGCTTTGAAGTTTCAGGATATGGACCAACAGGGGCTGGTAATTGTTATATCTTTTGCAACCCAGACGGTACGAATTTAAGGGGTGTAGGGACTAACTATGCCGATCTTTCAAAGATATTAGAGAACCTTGGGGATATTGGTTTTCAAAGGAATCTGAAATGGAGTCCTGATTCTAGTAAAATTGTATTTGAATGGCAAAAACCCGAAAATGCTTCTACTGAAGTATATGTAGCAAACAGAAATGGCACAAATGCCCGTGAACTTTCTTCAGCTACATATCCACAGCCTGCCTGGTATGGCTCTGATAAAATCTTTATTGTTAAAGATGAAGGAAATGTAGAGCTTCTCAGTGAGGGCGGTGATTTAATTCAGACTTTCCAACCGGAGAATAAAGATGAAAAATACTGTGTTTTTTCACTCAGCCCTGATAGGAAAAAAATAATATTCGCTTCAGGGTTACAGGGCAGCTTCGATTCACAGACTTATATCTCTAATACCGATGGTTCGAATTTAAAAGGAAACATTTCTTATTATGATGGAGACAATCCAGAAGATACCAACCTCTTGACAAAAGAATATTGGCAGCCAAATGGTTCTCTTTTGCTGGTAAATCAGAACAGGAATCTGTATATTGTAGAAGGAGACGAAAACAATAAGCGTCTTTTGTATGAAGGTAATGCCAGTGAACCCCAATGGTTCCCTGATGGGAAGAAAATATTATTCGTTGAAAACAAAAACAAGCTGTATTCAATTGATATTGACGGGACCAATTTGTCCTTTATCACTAATTTCGGACCGACACCAGCTCATTCCTGGTATAATTCAGACAAAATTGATCGTTTTTCAATTTATTCAATAAGTCCATCCAGTGATTTTATTGTATTTGCTTCTGCCCTTAACCCAGATACCGGAAAATTTTATGAAAATGAAACTGATAAAATTCTTGAAAGTGCGAATGACTCTAGATATTCAAGCATTGCTGCCCCTTTGTTTATTGTTAATTGCAATGGTTCTAGTCTCACTCAGGTGACACCCACAACAAGGGGTAGATTCGATATGCTCCGAAGGTGGAGACCTGATGGAAAACAATTTACGATTGAGTCTTATTACCTTTATAAAACTGATTGGGAAGACTTTCTGGTCGATTTAAACAATCAAAACTCTTCTTCTATGTGGACTAATATAACTGTAACGAAAATGTTCGGGAGCAAAAAATCTGGCACCTTTGATAAAGTCCAAATCGATGAACCAGATTTCACCAACACATCACAGGTTACTGAGAATAAAGAAACAAGCAAGCAATCACCTTCCTTTTCGTTTTTACAGCTGTTTGTTTGCATAATAGGAATCTGGTTGCTGCATAAAGCTCGGGAGCAGTAA
- a CDS encoding winged helix-turn-helix transcriptional regulator, translating to MENRATNLVAHCINYRRLCLLCFLSLYLIVTAEATEYVVSPAPNDEFGVSVAGEEVTQVRDFTVYWQFLLWLAAMQILSIIDVLLHLAKLIFVVLGFKIKGQANEPGSSSQSKVYDYIKTRPGTYISDIVNKLNLNRGAVKYHIKNLKAQNKIEAYKDGGKVRYFENNFSYDNEEKIIISALQNVTSKKIVLEIRNGQCTTNIALAQEIGVSRATISWYIKNLKDIGIVQETKKGRNIIYRVNPSYENFIEKYK from the coding sequence GTGGAAAACAGAGCTACAAATTTGGTGGCGCATTGCATTAATTATAGGAGACTCTGTCTCCTTTGCTTTTTATCTTTGTATTTAATAGTAACAGCTGAGGCTACGGAGTATGTTGTAAGTCCTGCTCCAAACGATGAATTTGGGGTGTCCGTAGCTGGAGAAGAAGTAACACAAGTTAGAGACTTTACAGTATACTGGCAGTTTTTGCTCTGGCTGGCTGCAATGCAAATTTTATCAATAATAGACGTATTGCTGCACCTTGCAAAGCTTATTTTCGTGGTACTAGGATTCAAGATTAAAGGGCAAGCAAATGAACCTGGTAGCTCCAGCCAATCTAAAGTTTATGACTATATTAAAACTAGACCTGGAACATACATTAGTGATATTGTAAATAAATTAAATTTAAATCGGGGAGCAGTCAAATATCATATAAAAAATCTTAAAGCTCAAAACAAAATCGAAGCCTATAAAGATGGAGGAAAAGTAAGATATTTCGAAAACAATTTCAGTTATGATAACGAAGAAAAAATAATCATCTCTGCCCTTCAAAACGTAACAAGTAAAAAAATAGTCTTAGAAATAAGAAATGGTCAGTGTACTACAAATATAGCTCTTGCACAGGAAATTGGAGTTTCGAGGGCTACTATTAGCTGGTACATTAAGAACCTTAAAGACATAGGGATAGTTCAGGAAACAAAAAAAGGAAGAAATATAATTTATAGAGTAAATCCTTCTTATGAAAACTTTATTGAAAAATACAAGTAA
- a CDS encoding ABC transporter permease encodes MKNNNVFVVAQKEAADHLQDAGFLVLLATYTVIVFASTYMLGSMMIGSMVYGENSVLLSSIHVRMISQFTPLVGIALGFDAVVREQKSGSLNVLLTHPIFRDNILAGKLIGSALLMAAIIIFSVFVSVGTLLIFYGVEIGYTELIRIAVFTILTFFYAVTFLGIAILVSTIVKNSTDSLISNIIIWIFICILFGAILKTVVAILTGQTSNEGILITQLLNISPIHHYGEAVIGRTDLSFMGVNVEPIIGGIFDTKYTLTQCLTEFWMNIVVLITTPVVLFIIAFITFLRKDITL; translated from the coding sequence ATGAAAAATAATAATGTTTTTGTGGTTGCTCAAAAAGAGGCTGCTGACCATCTTCAAGATGCCGGATTTTTGGTGTTGCTTGCGACATATACAGTAATAGTATTTGCCTCTACCTATATGCTTGGTTCCATGATGATCGGTTCCATGGTGTATGGCGAGAATTCAGTTCTCCTGAGTAGTATTCATGTCAGAATGATATCCCAATTTACCCCATTGGTTGGAATAGCTTTGGGATTCGATGCAGTTGTCAGAGAACAGAAATCCGGATCACTGAATGTGTTATTAACTCATCCAATATTCAGGGATAATATTCTTGCAGGGAAATTAATTGGATCAGCGTTATTGATGGCTGCTATAATTATATTTTCGGTTTTTGTATCTGTAGGAACACTCTTGATCTTCTATGGAGTCGAGATCGGATATACGGAACTAATCAGAATAGCTGTGTTCACCATTCTTACATTTTTCTATGCGGTGACATTTTTGGGAATTGCAATTCTCGTCTCAACGATAGTAAAAAACTCCACTGATTCACTAATCAGCAACATTATTATATGGATTTTTATCTGCATACTATTTGGTGCAATTCTTAAGACAGTTGTTGCCATATTGACAGGTCAAACATCGAATGAAGGTATATTGATCACACAACTTTTGAATATATCACCAATACATCACTATGGAGAGGCTGTAATTGGCAGAACTGATTTGAGTTTTATGGGAGTTAACGTAGAACCAATCATTGGAGGGATTTTTGATACTAAATATACTCTCACTCAGTGCTTAACAGAATTCTGGATGAATATTGTAGTGCTGATAACGACTCCGGTTGTATTGTTTATAATAGCTTTCATCACATTTCTCAGGAAAGACATTACTCTGTAA